Proteins from a genomic interval of Rosa chinensis cultivar Old Blush chromosome 2, RchiOBHm-V2, whole genome shotgun sequence:
- the LOC112187049 gene encoding peroxidase 64 yields MAFNLVFLSSILILSVFSPVINALSSNYYDKSCPNVELLVSDAVKKATANDKTVPAALLRMHFHDCFIRGCDASVLLNSKGNNKAEKDGPPNISLHAFYVIDNAKKQVEASCPGVVSCADILALAARDAVVQSGGPSWNVPKGRKDGRTSVATETRQLPAPTFNISQLQQSFSQRGLSLNDLVALSGGHTLGFSHCSSFQNRIHNFNATHDVDPTLHSSFAASLKNTCPIKNRPKNAGATMDPSATTFDNTYFKLILQGKSLFSSDQALLDFPKTKNLVSKFASSQQAFLDAFVNSMIKMSSITGGQEVRKDCRVVN; encoded by the exons ATGGCTTTTAACCTTGTGTTCTTGAGCTCAATCCTCATCCTTTCAGTATTTTCTCCAGTGATCAATGCGCTGAGCTCGAACTATTATGACAAAAGCTGTCCTAATGTTGAGCTTCTCGTCTCCGATGCTGTCAAGAAGGCGACAGCTAACGATAAAACTGTCCCTGCTGCACTACTCCGGATGCATTTCCATGATTGCTTCATAAGG GGTTGTGATGCATCTGTGTTGTTAAATTCCAAAGGAAACAACAAAGCAGAGAAAGATGGGCCACCAAATATTTCTTTGCATGCATTTTATGTCATTGACAATGCAAAGAAACAAGTGGAGGCTTCATGTCCTGGTGTGGTCTCATGCGCTGATATCTTGGCTCTAGCAGCAAGAGATGCTGTTGTGCAA TCTGGAGGTCCAAGCTGGAATGTGccaaaaggaagaaaagatggAAGAACATCAGTGGCAACTGAAACCAGACAATTACCAGCACCAACCTTCAACATTTCCCAACTCCAACAGAGCTTCTCTCAAAGAGGCCTGTCCTTGAACGACCTGGTGGCACTTTCAG GAGGGCACACTCTAGGGTTCTCCCACTGCTCATCTTTCCAAAACAGAATCCACAACTTCAATGCCACACACGACGTCGATCCTACGCTGCACTCATCCTTTGCAGCAAGCTTGAAGAATACATGTCCCATCAAGAATAGGCCGAAAAATGCCGGTGCCACAATGGATCCTTCTGCAACAACTTTTGATAACACATACTTCAAGTTGATCCTCCAAGGGAAGAGCTTGTTTTCTTCAGACCAAGCTCTGCTTGATTTTCCAAAGACTAAAAATTTGGTTAGCAAGTTTGCTAGCTCACAGCAAGCTTTCTTGGATGCTTTTGTGAATTCTATGATTAAGATGAGTAGCATTACAGGTGGACAAGAGGTCAGGAAAGACTGCAGAGTAGTAAATTAA